One Candidatus Aenigmatarchaeota archaeon DNA segment encodes these proteins:
- a CDS encoding HAD family phosphatase, translating into MIKAVLFDMDGTLIDSEDMHTLSLKEAIKEILGVDIPKEEIEKYVGFPYVEKLKMIFNEDKKEFEKVAQLALEKNKKYIHLVKLPPEVKKILKNLRKKFKIGLVTASTKNQAEPLLEMVDIKKYFDIIVTRDDVKKNKPYPDPYLFAANRLDLKPEECVVVEDSNTGLKSGKSAGMKCIIIKHIYNNDQDFSGADFILEDRNQLTTELIMSLG; encoded by the coding sequence ATGATAAAGGCCGTCTTGTTTGACATGGATGGGACACTGATAGATAGCGAGGATATGCACACACTTTCGCTTAAAGAGGCTATTAAAGAGATATTAGGTGTTGATATACCAAAAGAGGAAATAGAAAAGTATGTTGGCTTTCCATATGTTGAAAAACTTAAGATGATATTCAATGAAGATAAAAAAGAATTTGAAAAGGTGGCTCAACTTGCTTTAGAAAAAAATAAAAAATATATTCATTTGGTAAAATTACCTCCAGAAGTAAAGAAGATTTTAAAAAATCTAAGAAAAAAATTTAAGATTGGATTAGTAACAGCATCAACAAAGAATCAGGCAGAACCTTTATTAGAAATGGTTGACATAAAAAAATATTTTGATATAATAGTCACAAGAGATGATGTCAAAAAAAATAAGCCATATCCTGATCCCTATTTATTTGCTGCTAATAGACTAGATTTAAAACCAGAAGAATGTGTTGTTGTTGAAGACTCAAATACCGGATTAAAATCTGGAAAAAGTGCTGGGATGAAATGTATAATAATAAAACACATATACAATAATGACCAAGATTTTTCTGGAGCTGATTTTATTTTAGAAGACAGGAATCAATTGACTACAGAACTAATAATGAGTTTGGGTTAA
- a CDS encoding radical SAM protein, whose amino-acid sequence MAPLKYYLQIIEGKKKPKFQINKRKLDKKIEQAFEILGKCELCERRCGTNRYINKGLCKAEDKIRVSSYFPHYGEEPFFVPSFTIFFSGCNFSCQYCQNWEISQYYIGYKLSEEELAEIIDKYGKKCKNINFVGGSPTPYLPFILKTLKFVKSDLPVIWNSNFYMSIKSMELLKWIVDVYLSDFKYGNDKCARRLSKVENYTKIVKRNHLLALKDSDLVIRHLVLPNHFECCTKPILEWISRNLGKKVIVNLMDQYRPHWNAFRFEEIKEPLKYEEFKKAREFAEKLDMNLVY is encoded by the coding sequence ATGGCCCCTTTAAAATATTATCTTCAAATAATTGAAGGAAAGAAAAAACCAAAGTTTCAGATAAATAAGAGAAAATTAGATAAAAAAATAGAACAGGCTTTTGAGATTTTAGGGAAATGTGAATTGTGCGAGAGAAGATGTGGAACAAATAGGTATATAAATAAGGGTTTGTGTAAAGCCGAAGACAAAATTAGAGTCTCCTCTTATTTTCCACATTATGGTGAGGAGCCATTCTTTGTACCAAGTTTTACTATATTTTTTTCTGGGTGCAATTTTAGTTGTCAATACTGCCAGAATTGGGAAATAAGTCAATATTACATTGGATATAAATTAAGTGAGGAGGAATTAGCTGAAATAATAGACAAATACGGAAAAAAATGTAAAAATATAAATTTTGTTGGCGGGAGCCCAACACCATATCTCCCCTTTATACTTAAAACATTAAAGTTTGTTAAATCTGATTTGCCAGTTATATGGAATTCTAATTTCTATATGTCAATAAAAAGCATGGAGTTATTAAAATGGATTGTTGATGTATATTTGTCAGATTTCAAATATGGAAATGACAAATGTGCAAGAAGATTAAGCAAAGTAGAAAACTATACAAAAATAGTAAAAAGAAACCACCTTTTAGCATTAAAAGATTCCGATTTGGTGATAAGACATTTGGTTTTACCTAACCATTTTGAATGCTGCACAAAACCAATTTTGGAATGGATAAGTAGAAATCTAGGTAAAAAAGTTATAGTCAATTTGATGGATCAATACAGGCCACATTGGAATGCTTTTAGGTTTGAAGAAATAAAAGAACCATTGAAATATGAGGAATTTAAGAAAGCTAGAGAATTTGCGGAAAAATTGGATATGAATCTAGTTTATTAA